Proteins found in one Sorghum bicolor cultivar BTx623 chromosome 1, Sorghum_bicolor_NCBIv3, whole genome shotgun sequence genomic segment:
- the LOC110432011 gene encoding uncharacterized protein LOC110432011, with amino-acid sequence MATQDARLPLARPPNGVATSTRAAPWRRCLYLASILFVSQPAGAAPVNPLLDLVPPWTDQLICPPHPEVVPVRLSPPHPAGNDGLMVCSGRACHNNYNQQRSFQELNAKDLHDTEWKLRHIYRAARRSLYILTELAWLRDSLLAIRFSTLCYLGFSQQTCVLFS; translated from the exons ATGGCGACCCAAGACGCGCGGCTGCCCCTAGCCCGACCTCCCAACGGCGTGGCAACCTCAACACGGGCGGCGCCGTGGCGGCGCTGTCTCTACTTGGCTTCCATCCTATTTGTCTCACAGCCTGCTGGAGCTGCTCCGGTGAACCCACTACTGGATCTGGTACCTCCGTGGACGGATCAGTTGATATGCCCACCACATCCAGAGGTGGTGCCGGTGAGGCTGTCGCCACCTCATCCAG CCGGCAACGATGGCCTCATGGTCTGCAGTGGAAGGGCATGCCATAAT AACTACAACCAGCAGAGGTCATTTCAGGAGCTCAACGCCAAGGATCTACACGACACGGAGTGGAAGTTAAGACATATCTACCGAGCTGCGCGACGGAGTTTGTATATATTGACTGAGTTAGCTTGGCTTAGGGACTCATTATTAGCCATACGGTTCTCTACATTATGTTACTTAGGATTCTCTCAGCAAACATGTGTTCTATTTTCTTAG
- the LOC8082310 gene encoding peter Pan-like protein, whose amino-acid sequence MRQPRSGPGKRRGRGPRIPAATLRKQKAALANVDQITGAKIPKSFVFARGKLPSTLRHLQQDLRKVMLPYTALNLKEKKRNNLKDFVNVAGPLGVSHFLILSNPKSLPHLRFAKSPQGPTFTFQIEEYSLAADIANSQKRPRCPPGIFQNSPLVVLGGLTGLGNPFRSLVEYFQHMFPAVDPSTVKLATCQRILLLKHDKEKDVIEFRHYSIKLQPVGVSRRIRKLMQNNQVPDLGEYKDVSDFVTKAGYGSESEVDDEAAMVSLPSDVDKLNRASRKSAVRLQEIGPRMTMRLSKVEAGLCSGDVLYSWPVEKEVGKKGTETGEEVEEQEEDDNAEATDESEDEMEV is encoded by the exons ATGCGCCAGCCACGGTCCGGGCCGGGGAAGAGGCGGGGCCGCGGGCCGCGCATCCCCGCGGCGACGCTTCGGAAGCAGAAGGCGGCGTTGGCGAACGTCGACCAGATCACCGGCGCCAAGATTCCGAAGAGCTTCGTCTTCGCCCGCGGCAAACTCCCCTCCACGCTCCGCCACCTCCAGCAGGACCTCCGCAAGGTTATGCTCCCCTACACTGCTCTCAATCTCAAG GAGAAGAAGCGAAATAACCTCAAGGACTTTGTCAATGTTGCCGGTCCGTTGGGCGTGTCACATTTCCTAATCCTCTCAAACCCCAAAAGCCTGCCACATTTGCGCTTTGCGAAATCACCACAGGGCCCAACATTCACATTTCAGATAGAGGAGTACTCACTTGCGGCAGACATTGCAAACTCCCAGAAGCGCCCAAGGTGCCCACCAGGGATATTCCAAAACTCACCACTG GTTGTACTTGGTGGGTTGACAGGTCTCGGCAACCCTTTCAGGAGTTTGGTTGAATACTTCCAGCATATGTTCCCTGCTGTTGACCCAAGCACT GTCAAGCTGGCAACATGCCAAAGGATTCTGTTGTTAAAACATGATAAAGAGAAGGATGTTATTGAATTCCGGCATTACTCCATCAAGCTCCAGCCTGTTGGTGTCAGTCGCAGGATTAGAAAGCTCATGCAAAACAATCAAGTGCCTGATCTAGGAGAATATAAAGATGTTAGTGATTTCGTGACAAA AGCTGGGTATGGATCAGAAAGTGAAGTAGATGATGAAGCAGCAATGGTAAGCCTGCCAAGTGATGTTGACAAATTAAACCGGGCATCGAGAAAAAGCGCTGTCAGACTCCAGGAGATTGGACCAAGGATGACTATGCGCCTAAGTAAAGTTGAAGCTGGGCTATGTTCAGGAGATGTCTTATACTCATGGCCTG TGGAAAAGGAAGTGGGAAAGAAAGGAACAGAAACTGGGGAAGAagtagaagaacaagaagaagatgataatGCTGAGGCCACTGATGAATCCGAGGATGAGATGGAGGTATAG